The proteins below come from a single Miscanthus floridulus cultivar M001 chromosome 1, ASM1932011v1, whole genome shotgun sequence genomic window:
- the LOC136456337 gene encoding uncharacterized protein translates to MDTGASNHMSGSRVAFAYLNTTVHGSVRFSDGSIAQIEGSGTVLFTCKNGEHHSLPNVYYLPRLTANIVSVGQLDEGGYQVLIEDGVMRVRDEECRLLARIPQSLGRLYVLEVTIARPVCLAARTDEEAWTWHTRFGHINFTALRKMGRDGLVHGLPLLKQVE, encoded by the coding sequence ATGGACACCGGCGCCTCCAACCACATGTCCGGGTCCAGAGTCGCCTTCGCCTACCTCAACACCACCGTCCACGGCTCCGTCAGGTTCAGCGACGGCTCCATCGCACAGATCGAGGGAAGCGGCACCGTCCTCTTCACCTGCAAGAACGGGGAGCATCACTCGCTCCCCAACGTCTACTACCTGCCGCGCCTCACCGCCAACATCGTCTCCGTCGGCCAACTTGACGAAGGAGGATACCAGGTGCTCATCGAAGACGGCGTGATGCGAGTGCGTGACGAGGAATGCCGCCTACTCGCGAGGATTCCTCAGAGCCTCGGGCGCCTGTACGTGCTGGAGGTCACCATCGCACgtccggtgtgcctggcggcgcGCACCGACGAGGAAGCGTGGACCTGGCACACCCGATTCGGCCACATCAACTTCACCGCGCTCCGGAAGATGGGGCGCGACGGGCTGGTGCACGGCCTACCCCTGCTCAAGCAGGTGGAGTAG